Proteins from one Microbacterium hatanonis genomic window:
- the chvE gene encoding multiple monosaccharide ABC transporter substrate-binding protein: MFKGRTLITLVVTGGLLASLAACAPAGTSGGTGGDAGGTDCNVGIAMPTRSLERWINDGEGLKTKLEGDGCTVDLQYADNKTDQQISQIQNQVAGGAKILVVAAIDGETLGPVLEDATSQGVTVIAYDRLINGTEAVDYYATFDNYKVGTLQGQFIEDQLGLADGAGPFNFEPFAGSPDDNNAGFFFQGAWDVLQPYVESGQLVIPSGKLSATNDDWKSIGILGWGSDDAQAEMDNRLQSFYTGGQKVQVVLSPNDSLALGIEQSLLSAGYAPGADWPIITGQDADKANVQAILADQQSMTVWKDTRALGDRVQSMVQSIVAGEVPETNDDTTYDNGVKVVPSYLLDPQVVVKDDVQSVLIDSGFLKASDVGL, translated from the coding sequence ATGTTCAAAGGCAGAACACTCATCACCCTGGTCGTCACGGGCGGCCTTCTCGCCTCCCTCGCCGCGTGCGCACCGGCCGGAACCTCGGGCGGCACGGGCGGCGACGCCGGCGGCACGGACTGCAACGTGGGCATCGCGATGCCGACCCGCAGCCTCGAGCGCTGGATCAACGACGGTGAAGGGTTGAAGACGAAGCTCGAGGGCGACGGCTGCACGGTCGACCTGCAGTACGCCGACAACAAGACCGACCAGCAGATCAGCCAGATCCAGAACCAGGTGGCCGGCGGCGCGAAGATCCTCGTGGTGGCCGCGATCGACGGTGAGACGCTCGGACCGGTGCTCGAGGACGCCACGAGTCAGGGTGTGACGGTCATCGCCTATGACCGCCTGATCAACGGCACCGAGGCGGTCGACTACTACGCGACGTTCGACAACTACAAGGTCGGGACGCTGCAGGGACAGTTCATCGAAGACCAGCTCGGCCTCGCCGACGGCGCCGGCCCGTTCAACTTCGAGCCGTTCGCCGGAAGCCCCGACGACAACAACGCGGGCTTCTTCTTCCAGGGTGCGTGGGACGTGCTCCAGCCCTACGTCGAGAGCGGCCAGCTCGTCATCCCGTCGGGCAAGCTCTCGGCGACCAACGACGACTGGAAGTCCATCGGAATCCTCGGCTGGGGATCCGACGACGCCCAGGCCGAGATGGACAACCGCCTGCAGTCGTTCTACACCGGCGGCCAGAAGGTCCAGGTCGTGCTCTCGCCGAACGACAGCCTCGCGCTGGGCATCGAGCAGTCGCTGCTGTCGGCGGGATACGCCCCGGGCGCCGACTGGCCCATCATCACCGGACAGGACGCTGACAAGGCCAACGTGCAGGCGATCCTCGCCGACCAGCAGTCGATGACCGTCTGGAAGGACACGCGAGCCCTCGGCGACCGTGTGCAGTCGATGGTGCAGTCGATCGTCGCCGGCGAGGTCCCGGAGACGAACGACGACACGACGTACGACAACGGCGTGAAGGTCGTTCCGTCCTACCTGCTCGACCCCCAGGTCGTCGTGAAGGACGACGTGCAGTCGGTGCTGATCGACTCGGGCTTCCTCAAGGCGTCCGACGTCGGACTCTGA
- a CDS encoding VOC family protein: MSITTTTHLNFRGDARQALEFYQSVFGGDVTIATYGDLGMPADAPGADGVVFGQVVTPEGFRVMAYDIPGQTGGARETGSTRRENGVTLTDQSFFVSVRCDSLDDAQGYWRQLAVGAIVVEPLAASAWSPGFGMLTDRFGVTWIVDVAAVHPAA, encoded by the coding sequence ATGAGCATCACGACCACCACCCACCTCAACTTCCGCGGCGACGCGCGCCAGGCGCTCGAGTTCTACCAGTCGGTCTTCGGCGGCGACGTGACGATCGCGACGTACGGCGATCTCGGCATGCCCGCCGACGCACCCGGGGCCGACGGCGTCGTGTTCGGGCAGGTCGTGACGCCCGAGGGGTTCCGCGTCATGGCCTACGACATCCCGGGGCAGACGGGAGGCGCGCGGGAGACCGGTTCGACGCGACGTGAGAACGGCGTCACGCTCACCGATCAATCGTTCTTCGTCTCGGTGCGCTGCGACTCGCTCGACGACGCGCAGGGCTACTGGCGGCAGCTGGCGGTCGGGGCGATCGTCGTCGAGCCCCTCGCCGCGTCGGCATGGTCGCCGGGCTTCGGCATGCTGACCGACCGGTTCGGCGTCACCTGGATCGTCGACGTGGCCGCCGTCCACCCCGCGGCCTGA
- a CDS encoding helix-turn-helix transcriptional regulator has product MSTPAARLLALLSLLQTRRDWPGALLAERLEISDRTVRRDVDRLREMGYTIRATMGPDGGYRLDAGSELPPLLFDDDQAIALAVALQTAAVTGAGIEEAALRALTTVRQVMPSRLRHRLGALEFVSIPGSPGDPVVEPVAPDVLVSLSSAVRARETLRFDYAGDSRAGESEPRPPRRVEPHHLVSANRRWYLVAWDPSADDWRLFRADRISPRTPNGPRFAPREVPGGDVAAFVSGRFRGATGADRWPCTGTVVLSLPARDVVPYIGDGVVEELDGARCRVEVGAWSWVALAASLNRFDTDVEVVGPPELADAFATLATRNAATATGFAN; this is encoded by the coding sequence ATGTCAACGCCCGCCGCCCGCCTCCTCGCGCTGCTGTCGCTGCTGCAGACGCGGCGCGACTGGCCGGGCGCGCTGCTCGCCGAACGTCTCGAGATCAGCGACCGCACCGTGCGGCGCGACGTCGACCGACTCCGCGAGATGGGATACACGATCCGCGCGACGATGGGACCCGACGGCGGATACCGTCTCGATGCCGGCAGCGAGCTGCCGCCGCTGCTCTTCGACGACGACCAGGCGATCGCCCTCGCCGTGGCACTGCAGACCGCGGCGGTCACCGGCGCCGGCATCGAGGAGGCGGCGCTGCGCGCGCTCACCACGGTGAGGCAGGTGATGCCGTCGCGTCTGCGCCACCGCCTCGGCGCCCTGGAGTTCGTCTCGATCCCCGGGTCGCCCGGCGACCCCGTCGTCGAGCCGGTCGCACCCGACGTGCTCGTCTCGCTGTCGAGCGCGGTCCGCGCGAGAGAGACCCTCCGCTTCGACTACGCCGGAGACTCCCGAGCGGGCGAGAGCGAACCCCGACCGCCGCGCCGCGTCGAGCCGCACCACCTCGTGAGCGCGAACCGCCGCTGGTACCTGGTGGCGTGGGACCCGTCGGCCGACGACTGGCGCCTCTTCCGGGCCGACCGCATCTCACCCCGCACACCGAACGGACCGCGTTTCGCGCCCCGCGAGGTGCCGGGTGGCGATGTGGCCGCCTTCGTGTCGGGCCGCTTCCGAGGAGCGACCGGCGCCGACCGGTGGCCCTGCACGGGCACGGTCGTGCTGTCCCTCCCCGCTCGCGACGTCGTGCCCTACATCGGGGACGGCGTGGTCGAGGAGCTCGACGGCGCGCGCTGCCGCGTCGAGGTGGGCGCGTGGTCGTGGGTCGCGCTGGCGGCCTCGCTGAACCGCTTCGACACGGATGTCGAGGTGGTGGGCCCGCCCGAGCTGGCCGACGCCTTCGCGACGCTCGCCACGCGCAACGCGGCGACGGCGACAGGTTTTGCGAACTGA